In the Kitasatospora terrestris genome, one interval contains:
- the ileS gene encoding isoleucine--tRNA ligase has translation MTTYNSVPAQVDLPAVEHQILSFWQDNKVFQRTLEQSEGRPEWVFYEGPPTANGMPGAHHIEARVFKDVFPRYRTMKGYHVARKAGWDCHGLPVELAVEKELGFSGKQDIEAYGIAEFNAKCRESVTRHTDEFVKLTERMGYWVDLDEAYRTMDPSYIQSVWWSLKQIFDKGLLVQDHRVAPWCPRCGTGLSDHELAQGYETVVDPSVYVRFPLTSGPLAGTAALLVWTTTPWTLVSNTAAAVHPDVTYVVATDGTERLVVAEPLVGKALGEGWETTGESFTGAEMERWVYRRPFDLVEIEDAHYVLNAEYVTTEDGTGIVHQSPAFGADDLATCRKYGLPVVNPVRADGTFEEEVPLVGGVFFKKADEALVADLQARGLLFRHLPYEHSYPHCWRCHTALLYYAQPSWYIRTTAVKDALIRENEATNWYPENVKHGRFGDWLNNNIDWALSRNRYWGTPLPIWRCEDDHLTCVGSLAELSELTGTDQSGLDPHRPFIDDVTFACPTCAGTAVRVPEVIDAWYDSGSMPFAQYGYPYQNKELFEKRYPAQFISEAIDQTRGWFYTLMAVGTLVFDRNSYENVVCLGHILAEDGRKMSKHLGNILQPIPLMDQHGADAVRWFMAAGGSPWSARRVGHGTIQEVVRKTLLTYWNTVAFQALYARTAGWAPSAADPAPADRPLLDRWVLSELNALVREVDLSLEAYDTQRAGKLLSAFVDDLSNWYVRRGRRRFWQGDAAALATLHEALETVTRLMAPLTPFITERVWQDLVVPVAPDAPVSVHLASWPVADEALVDPELSRNMALVRRLVELGRATRAESGVKTRQPLLRALVAAQGWEELPTDLRAQIAEELNVVALESLAEVGASLVDTSAKANFRALGKRFGKGVQDVAKVVAAADAARLAAELRATGTTSVELDGETVELSPDEVIITETPREGWAVANESGATVALDLTITPELKRLGIARDAIRGIQEARKNSGLDVADRIVLRWRAANEETAEAIAEHGRLVADEVLATDFAAGAADWESESFTDESLGLVFQLKKA, from the coding sequence GTGACCACCTACAACTCCGTCCCCGCCCAGGTCGACCTGCCCGCGGTCGAGCACCAGATCCTCAGCTTCTGGCAGGACAACAAGGTCTTCCAGCGCACGCTGGAGCAGTCCGAGGGCCGCCCCGAGTGGGTGTTCTACGAGGGTCCGCCGACCGCCAACGGCATGCCGGGCGCCCACCACATCGAGGCCCGCGTCTTCAAGGACGTCTTCCCGCGCTACCGGACCATGAAGGGCTACCACGTCGCCCGCAAGGCCGGCTGGGACTGCCACGGCCTGCCGGTCGAGCTCGCCGTCGAGAAGGAGCTCGGCTTCTCCGGCAAGCAGGACATCGAGGCGTACGGCATCGCCGAGTTCAACGCCAAGTGCCGCGAGTCGGTGACCCGCCACACCGACGAGTTCGTGAAGCTCACCGAGCGGATGGGCTACTGGGTCGACCTCGACGAGGCGTACCGGACCATGGACCCGTCGTACATCCAGTCGGTCTGGTGGTCGCTCAAGCAGATCTTCGACAAGGGCCTGCTGGTCCAGGACCACCGGGTCGCCCCCTGGTGCCCGCGCTGCGGCACCGGCCTGTCCGACCACGAGCTGGCCCAGGGCTACGAGACCGTGGTCGACCCCTCGGTCTACGTCCGCTTCCCGCTGACCTCCGGCCCGCTGGCCGGCACCGCCGCGCTGCTGGTCTGGACGACCACCCCGTGGACCCTGGTCTCCAACACCGCCGCCGCCGTCCACCCGGACGTCACCTACGTGGTCGCCACCGACGGCACCGAGCGCCTGGTCGTCGCCGAGCCGCTGGTCGGCAAGGCGCTCGGCGAGGGCTGGGAGACCACCGGCGAGTCCTTCACCGGCGCCGAGATGGAGCGCTGGGTCTACCGCCGCCCGTTCGACCTGGTCGAGATCGAGGACGCGCACTACGTCCTCAACGCCGAGTACGTCACCACCGAGGACGGCACCGGCATCGTCCACCAGTCGCCCGCCTTCGGCGCCGACGACCTCGCGACCTGCCGCAAGTACGGCCTGCCGGTGGTCAACCCGGTCCGCGCCGACGGCACCTTCGAGGAGGAGGTCCCGCTGGTCGGCGGCGTCTTCTTCAAGAAGGCCGACGAGGCGCTGGTCGCCGACCTCCAGGCCCGCGGCCTGCTCTTCCGCCACCTGCCGTACGAGCACAGCTACCCGCACTGCTGGCGCTGCCACACCGCGCTGCTCTACTACGCGCAGCCGTCCTGGTACATCCGCACCACCGCGGTCAAGGACGCCCTGATCCGGGAGAACGAGGCCACCAACTGGTACCCGGAGAACGTCAAGCACGGCCGCTTCGGCGACTGGCTGAACAACAACATCGACTGGGCGCTCAGCCGCAACCGCTACTGGGGCACCCCGCTGCCGATCTGGCGCTGCGAGGACGACCACCTCACCTGCGTCGGCTCGCTCGCCGAGCTCTCCGAGCTCACCGGCACCGACCAGTCCGGGCTGGACCCGCACCGCCCGTTCATCGACGACGTCACCTTCGCCTGCCCCACCTGCGCCGGCACCGCGGTGCGCGTCCCCGAGGTGATCGACGCCTGGTACGACTCGGGCTCCATGCCGTTCGCCCAGTACGGCTACCCGTACCAGAACAAGGAGCTGTTCGAGAAGCGCTACCCGGCGCAGTTCATCTCCGAGGCGATCGACCAGACCCGCGGCTGGTTCTACACGCTGATGGCCGTCGGCACGCTGGTGTTCGACAGGAACTCGTACGAGAACGTGGTCTGCCTCGGCCACATCCTCGCCGAGGACGGCCGCAAGATGTCCAAGCACCTGGGCAACATCCTGCAGCCGATCCCGCTGATGGACCAGCACGGCGCCGACGCCGTGCGCTGGTTCATGGCCGCCGGTGGCTCGCCCTGGTCCGCGCGGCGCGTCGGCCACGGCACCATCCAGGAGGTCGTCCGCAAGACGCTGCTGACCTACTGGAACACCGTCGCCTTCCAGGCCCTCTACGCCCGCACCGCCGGCTGGGCGCCCTCGGCGGCCGACCCGGCGCCCGCCGACCGACCGCTGCTGGACCGCTGGGTGCTCTCCGAGCTCAACGCCCTGGTCCGCGAGGTCGACCTCTCACTGGAGGCCTACGACACCCAGCGGGCCGGCAAGCTGCTCTCCGCCTTCGTCGACGACCTCTCCAACTGGTACGTGCGGCGCGGCCGCCGCCGCTTCTGGCAGGGCGACGCCGCGGCGCTCGCCACCCTGCACGAGGCGCTGGAGACCGTCACCCGCCTGATGGCCCCGCTCACCCCGTTCATCACCGAGCGGGTCTGGCAGGACCTGGTCGTCCCGGTCGCCCCGGACGCGCCGGTCTCCGTGCACCTCGCCTCCTGGCCGGTCGCCGACGAGGCGCTGGTCGACCCGGAGCTGTCGCGCAACATGGCGCTGGTCCGTCGGCTGGTCGAGCTCGGCCGCGCCACCCGGGCCGAGTCCGGGGTGAAGACCCGTCAGCCGCTGCTCCGCGCACTGGTCGCCGCCCAGGGCTGGGAGGAGCTGCCGACCGACCTGCGGGCGCAGATCGCCGAGGAGCTGAACGTCGTCGCCCTGGAGTCGCTCGCCGAGGTCGGCGCCTCCCTGGTCGACACCTCCGCCAAGGCCAACTTCCGCGCGCTCGGCAAGCGGTTCGGCAAGGGCGTGCAGGACGTCGCCAAGGTGGTCGCCGCCGCGGACGCCGCCCGGCTCGCCGCCGAGCTGCGGGCCACCGGCACCACCTCGGTCGAGCTGGACGGCGAGACCGTGGAGCTCTCCCCGGACGAGGTGATCATCACCGAGACCCCGCGCGAGGGCTGGGCCGTCGCCAACGAGTCCGGTGCCACCGTCGCCCTCGACCTGACGATCACCCCGGAGCTCAAGCGGCTCGGCATCGCCCGTGACGCGATCCGCGGCATCCAGGAGGCCCGGAAGAACTCCGGCCTGGACGTCGCCGACCGGATCGTCCTGCGCTGGCGGGCCGCCAACGAGGAGACCGCCGAGGCCATCGCCGAGCACGGCCGGCTCGTCGCCGACGAGGTCCTCGCCACCGACTTCGCCGCCGGCGCCGCCGACTGGGAGTCGGAGTCCTTCACCGACGAGTCCCTCGGCCTCGTCTTCCAGCTCAAGAAGGCCTGA
- a CDS encoding GNAT family N-acetyltransferase, which produces MAETILVADGDERLEQVRAVRREVFVEEQAVPEELEYDAYDATSVHLLALGEDGAPLGTGRLIHGPQALELTGGKGGRVLLGRLAVVKAARGTGLGARLVRAIEQAGREHGGTELELHAQVQALGFYERLGYTAEGPVYDDAGIPHRTMTRTL; this is translated from the coding sequence GTGGCCGAGACGATCCTGGTCGCGGACGGCGACGAGCGGCTGGAGCAGGTCCGGGCGGTCCGCCGCGAGGTGTTCGTCGAGGAGCAGGCCGTCCCCGAGGAGCTGGAGTACGACGCGTACGACGCCACCTCGGTGCACCTGCTGGCACTCGGCGAGGACGGCGCGCCGCTCGGCACCGGCCGGCTGATCCACGGTCCGCAGGCGCTGGAGCTGACCGGCGGCAAGGGCGGCCGGGTGCTGCTCGGCCGGCTCGCCGTGGTCAAGGCGGCCCGCGGGACCGGGCTCGGCGCGCGGCTGGTCCGGGCGATCGAGCAGGCCGGCCGCGAGCACGGCGGCACCGAGCTGGAGCTGCACGCCCAGGTCCAGGCGCTCGGCTTCTACGAACGCCTCGGCTACACCGCGGAGGGTCCGGTCTACGACGACGCCGGGATCCCGCACCGCACGATGACCCGGACGCTGTAG
- a CDS encoding YggT family protein → MGIVGSVLYWVLTVFLLILLFRLVMDWVFQFARSWRPGKAMVVVLEATYTVTDPPLKLLRRFIPPLRLGGVALDLSFFVLMIIVYVLISLVRSLSF, encoded by the coding sequence ATGGGGATCGTCGGATCGGTGCTCTACTGGGTGCTGACCGTGTTCCTGTTGATCCTGCTCTTCAGGCTCGTCATGGACTGGGTCTTCCAGTTCGCCCGCTCGTGGCGGCCCGGCAAGGCCATGGTCGTGGTGCTGGAGGCCACGTACACTGTCACGGATCCGCCGCTCAAGCTTCTTCGGCGTTTCATTCCGCCGTTGCGTCTCGGGGGCGTGGCGCTCGACCTGTCCTTTTTCGTCCTGATGATCATTGTGTATGTCCTGATCTCGCTCGTGCGGTCCCTGTCGTTCTGA
- a CDS encoding RluA family pseudouridine synthase: MSTAAQTRSLPVPDGLEGERLDAALARMFGFSRTKAAELAADGKVMLDGAVAGKSDRVTAGAWLEVEIPAPAAPVQVVAEHVEGMRIIHDDEHVVVIDKPVGVAAHPSPGWTGPTVIGGLAAAGYRISTSGAAERQGVVHRLDVGTSGIMVVAKSEIAYTDLKRQFHDRVTEKKYNALVQGHPDPLSGTVDAPIGRHPSSDWKWAVTRDGKPSVTHYDLIEAYRAASLLDIKLETGRTHQIRVHMSALRHPCVGDLTYGADPTLAKRLGLTRQWLHAVSLGFEHPGDGQWVQFSSEYPADLQKALDVISSES; this comes from the coding sequence ATGAGTACCGCAGCGCAGACCCGCAGCCTCCCCGTTCCCGACGGCCTGGAGGGCGAGCGCCTCGACGCCGCCCTCGCCCGGATGTTCGGCTTCTCCCGCACCAAGGCGGCCGAGCTGGCCGCCGACGGCAAGGTGATGCTGGACGGCGCCGTCGCCGGCAAGTCCGACCGGGTCACCGCCGGCGCCTGGCTCGAGGTCGAGATCCCGGCGCCCGCCGCCCCCGTGCAGGTGGTCGCCGAGCACGTCGAGGGCATGCGGATCATCCACGACGACGAGCACGTCGTGGTCATCGACAAGCCGGTCGGCGTCGCCGCCCACCCCAGCCCCGGCTGGACCGGCCCGACCGTGATCGGCGGCCTCGCCGCCGCCGGCTACCGGATCTCCACCTCCGGCGCCGCCGAGCGCCAGGGCGTCGTCCACCGGCTCGACGTCGGCACCTCCGGGATCATGGTCGTGGCCAAGTCCGAGATCGCGTACACCGACCTCAAGCGGCAGTTCCACGACCGGGTCACCGAGAAGAAGTACAACGCCCTCGTCCAGGGCCACCCCGACCCGTTGTCCGGCACCGTCGACGCGCCGATCGGCCGCCACCCCTCCTCCGACTGGAAGTGGGCGGTCACCCGCGACGGGAAGCCGTCCGTCACCCACTACGACCTGATCGAGGCGTACCGGGCCGCGTCGCTGCTCGACATCAAGCTGGAGACCGGCCGCACCCACCAGATCCGGGTGCACATGTCCGCGCTGCGCCACCCCTGCGTCGGCGACCTCACCTACGGCGCCGACCCGACGCTCGCCAAGCGGCTCGGCCTCACCCGGCAGTGGCTGCACGCGGTGTCGCTCGGCTTCGAGCACCCCGGCGACGGGCAGTGGGTGCAGTTCAGCAGCGAGTACCCGGCCGACCTGCAGAAGGCGCTCGACGTGATCTCCTCGGAGAGCTGA
- a CDS encoding TraR/DksA family transcriptional regulator, whose amino-acid sequence MSTARRKTSTGTGHAAATSRTHVAAGSGARGGAESVDPAELPVRPGEEPWTSAEVAELHAELETDLHRLRAEIEAAEAAIAGLMRDSNDGAGDDQVDAGTKNINRESELSLANNARDSLAQTERALSRLEGVGFGLCESCGQPVGKARLQAFPRATLCVSCKAKQERR is encoded by the coding sequence GTGAGCACTGCACGGCGTAAGACCAGCACCGGCACCGGCCACGCGGCGGCGACCAGCCGCACCCACGTGGCGGCGGGCAGCGGCGCCCGGGGCGGCGCCGAGTCGGTCGACCCGGCCGAGCTGCCGGTCCGCCCTGGTGAGGAGCCCTGGACCTCCGCCGAGGTCGCCGAGCTGCACGCCGAGCTGGAGACCGACCTGCACCGGCTGCGGGCCGAGATCGAGGCCGCCGAGGCCGCCATCGCCGGCCTGATGCGCGACTCCAACGACGGCGCCGGGGACGACCAGGTCGACGCCGGCACCAAGAACATCAACCGGGAGAGCGAGCTCTCGCTCGCCAACAACGCCCGGGACAGCCTCGCCCAGACCGAGCGCGCCCTGAGCCGCCTGGAGGGCGTCGGCTTCGGCCTGTGCGAGTCCTGCGGCCAGCCGGTCGGCAAGGCCAGGCTCCAGGCCTTCCCGCGCGCCACGCTCTGCGTCAGCTGCAAGGCCAAGCAGGAGCGCCGGTAG
- a CDS encoding cell division protein SepF → MAGAMRKMAVYLGLVEDETYDGQGYDPDDDYDADPEPIRTGRTEDLRGAAAAAAPAPAQPAPVAHIAPQPVPAAVPIRQEAPRMAPVSSITPDRRHNVEKSAPVIMPKVVNEREPYRITTLHPRTYNEARTIGEQFRGGTPVIMNLTEMDDTDAKRLVDFAAGLVFGLHGSIERVTQKVFLLSPANVDVTAEDKARIAEGGFFNQS, encoded by the coding sequence ATGGCCGGCGCAATGCGCAAGATGGCGGTCTACCTCGGCCTCGTGGAGGACGAGACGTACGACGGCCAGGGGTACGACCCCGACGACGACTACGACGCGGACCCCGAGCCGATCCGGACCGGTCGGACCGAGGACCTGCGAGGCGCCGCCGCGGCAGCCGCCCCCGCCCCGGCCCAGCCGGCGCCCGTCGCGCACATCGCGCCCCAGCCGGTGCCCGCCGCCGTGCCGATCCGGCAGGAGGCTCCGCGGATGGCCCCAGTGTCGTCCATCACACCCGACCGCCGTCACAACGTGGAGAAGAGCGCCCCGGTGATCATGCCCAAGGTAGTGAACGAACGAGAGCCCTACCGCATCACCACGCTGCACCCCAGGACCTACAACGAGGCCCGTACCATCGGGGAACAGTTCCGCGGCGGGACTCCCGTGATCATGAATTTGACCGAGATGGACGACACGGACGCCAAGCGGCTCGTAGACTTCGCCGCTGGACTCGTCTTCGGTCTGCACGGCAGTATCGAGCGCGTGACACAGAAGGTGTTCCTGCTGTCGCCTGCTAACGTCGATGTCACGGCGGAGGACAAGGCTCGGATCGCCGAGGGTGGGTTCTTCAACCAGAGCTGA
- the lspA gene encoding signal peptidase II, whose translation MHTAAERIISTPGSPQTQDDAVPTARTPQDGPEAGVDETAGVSQDPQPVGATAAGGRDLARRKRVGVLLVVALLAYLIDLGSKLLVVARLEGHAAIRVIGDLMNFQVIRNPGAAFGMGQAMTVVFTAIAAAVIVVIWRIARKLYSLPWAIALGLLLGGALGNLTDRLFRSPGVFRGHVVDFISVQHFAVFNLADSAIVCGGILVVLLSFRGSNPDGTTHHGAKKAPAEAPAASPDDRA comes from the coding sequence TTGCACACGGCAGCGGAGCGGATCATCAGCACTCCAGGTTCCCCCCAGACCCAGGACGACGCCGTCCCCACCGCGCGCACCCCGCAGGACGGCCCGGAGGCCGGCGTGGACGAGACCGCGGGCGTTTCCCAGGACCCGCAGCCGGTCGGAGCCACCGCCGCCGGGGGCCGTGACCTGGCCCGCCGCAAGCGGGTCGGCGTGCTGCTGGTCGTCGCGCTGCTCGCCTACCTGATCGACCTCGGCTCCAAGCTGCTGGTGGTCGCCAGGCTGGAGGGCCACGCGGCCATCCGGGTCATCGGCGACCTGATGAACTTCCAGGTCATCCGCAACCCCGGCGCCGCGTTCGGGATGGGCCAGGCGATGACCGTGGTGTTCACCGCCATCGCCGCCGCCGTGATCGTGGTCATCTGGCGGATCGCCCGCAAGCTGTACAGCCTGCCCTGGGCAATCGCGCTGGGCCTGCTGCTGGGCGGCGCGCTCGGCAACCTCACCGACCGCCTCTTCCGCTCGCCCGGGGTGTTCCGCGGCCACGTGGTCGACTTCATCTCGGTGCAGCACTTCGCGGTCTTCAACCTCGCCGACTCGGCGATCGTCTGCGGCGGCATCCTGGTGGTGCTGCTGTCCTTCCGCGGCTCCAACCCGGACGGGACCACCCACCACGGCGCCAAGAAGGCCCCCGCCGAGGCCCCCGCGGCCTCCCCGGACGACCGGGCGTAG
- a CDS encoding DivIVA domain-containing protein yields MPLTPEDVRNKQFTTVRLREGYDEDEVDAFLDEVEAELTRLLRENEDLRAKLAAATRAAAQNQANMRKEQQAPQDQQRPGAPVPAAISGPPVPGQQQGPGPQQMVGPQQGMGNQPLGLPSGAPQLPAGPMGQPQQMGQPQQMGQTMGGQQQLVQPMGGQMLQPMGGPMGQPQMGQTMGGQQQLAPMGAPMQQMGGPLGGPMGQPQQQPGGDSAARVLALAQQTADQAISEARSEANKIVGEARSRAEGLERDARAKADALERDAQEKHRVAMGSLESARATLERKVEDLRAFEREYRTRLKSYLETQLRQLESQADDSLAPPRIPATASLPPAASSMAPAGAGAMSSATPSFGGQNSFGSGAPSFGGQNNFGGATPSFGGQPGNGAPQMAPAGMTQPMAAVRPQPPQPMQQAPAPMRGFLIDEDGDN; encoded by the coding sequence ATGCCATTGACCCCCGAGGACGTTCGGAACAAGCAGTTCACGACCGTCCGGCTTCGCGAAGGCTATGACGAGGACGAGGTCGATGCCTTCCTCGACGAGGTCGAAGCCGAGCTGACCCGCCTGCTGCGCGAGAACGAGGACCTGCGGGCCAAGCTGGCCGCCGCCACCCGTGCCGCCGCGCAGAACCAGGCCAACATGCGCAAGGAGCAGCAGGCTCCGCAGGACCAGCAGCGCCCTGGCGCGCCGGTGCCCGCCGCCATATCCGGCCCCCCGGTGCCCGGCCAGCAGCAGGGCCCCGGTCCGCAGCAGATGGTCGGCCCGCAGCAGGGCATGGGCAACCAGCCGCTCGGCCTCCCGTCCGGTGCCCCGCAGCTCCCGGCCGGCCCGATGGGCCAGCCGCAGCAGATGGGCCAGCCGCAGCAGATGGGTCAGACCATGGGCGGCCAGCAGCAGCTGGTGCAGCCGATGGGCGGCCAGATGCTGCAGCCGATGGGCGGTCCGATGGGCCAGCCGCAGATGGGCCAGACCATGGGCGGCCAGCAGCAGCTGGCGCCGATGGGCGCCCCGATGCAGCAGATGGGCGGCCCGCTCGGCGGCCCGATGGGCCAGCCGCAGCAGCAGCCCGGCGGCGACAGCGCCGCCCGCGTGCTCGCGCTCGCCCAGCAGACCGCCGACCAGGCGATCTCCGAGGCCCGTTCCGAGGCCAACAAGATCGTCGGCGAGGCCCGCAGCCGCGCCGAGGGCCTGGAGCGCGACGCCCGTGCCAAGGCCGACGCCCTGGAGCGGGACGCGCAGGAGAAGCACCGCGTCGCGATGGGCTCCCTGGAGTCCGCCCGCGCCACGCTGGAGCGCAAGGTCGAGGACCTGCGCGCCTTCGAGCGCGAGTACCGCACGCGCCTGAAGTCGTACCTGGAGACCCAGCTGCGCCAGCTGGAGTCGCAGGCCGACGACTCGCTCGCCCCGCCGCGGATCCCCGCCACCGCTTCGCTGCCGCCGGCCGCGTCGTCGATGGCGCCCGCCGGTGCCGGCGCGATGTCGTCCGCGACCCCGAGCTTCGGCGGCCAGAACTCCTTCGGTTCCGGCGCCCCGAGCTTCGGCGGCCAGAACAACTTCGGTGGGGCGACCCCGAGCTTCGGCGGCCAGCCCGGCAACGGTGCCCCGCAGATGGCTCCGGCCGGGATGACCCAGCCGATGGCTGCGGTCCGTCCGCAGCCGCCGCAGCCGATGCAGCAGGCGCCCGCGCCGATGCGGGGCTTCCTCATCGACGAGGACGGCGACAACTAG